GAACTCGGCCAAGGTTTGTCGGCACATACCGCACGGCGCGCCGAGGGGCGGGCTTTCGACGCCTGGTCCGAGCCTCGACGTGCCGGGAGTCACGATGGCGAGCGCGACGGGCTTTCGTTCTCCCGCGGCGATCATCTGCACGATGGCCGATCGTTCAGCGCAAATCGACAAGCCGTACGAAGCATTTTCGACGTTGCATCCGACGAACGTTCGTCCTGACGCCGTGAGAATTGCCGCGCCCACCGAGTAGCCCGAGTACGGGGCGTGCGCGTGCCTTCGGACTTCGCGTGCAGCTTTGTCGAGTGCCTCCCAGTCGATTGCTGGGGCGTTGTGGGCGTTGTTCAAGCCGATCCTCCGCGCCAGCTTCCCCCACCCGCGATGGCATTGCCAACTTCGAGGATCCACGCCGACAGAAGCGCGCGCAGTCGCTGCTGCACTTGGCGCGCCGTTTCTTCCACTTCGGCGTGGCTGAGCGGGACAGGGCTGAGGCCCGCAGCGAGATTCGTGATCACCGAGATCGCACCGCATCGAACGTTCATGTGTCGCAAAGCAATGACTTCGTACACCGTGCTCATGCCGACCGCGTCGGCGCCCAGCGTTCGCAACATCGCGATTTCGGCCGGTGTTTCGTACGACGGACCGAGCAAGCCCGCGTAGATGCCTTCGGAAAGGGACACGCCGACCTTGCCAGCGGCTTCGCGAGCGAGCGCGGCAAGGCGTTTGTCGTAGGCAGCCGTCATGTCGGGGAAGCGCGGCCCGATGGAATCGTCGTTGGGGCCCACGAGCGGGTTTTGTCCGGTCAAGTTCAGGTGATCGCGGATCAGCATCAGATCACCTTGTTGGAACGTCGGTCTCGTGCCTCCTGCAGCGTTCGTCAAAAGCGCGGCCAAGCATCCGAGCCGTGCGAGAAGACGCACGCCGAACACCGCGCGTTCCGGGGTGTTCCCTTCGTACAGGTGCGCTCGACCCTGGAGACATGCGACGGGCACGCCGTTCGACAAACC
The nucleotide sequence above comes from Polyangiaceae bacterium. Encoded proteins:
- a CDS encoding purine-nucleoside phosphorylase, producing MSLSSQLDQAVSVVRTKSAIKPLVGVVLGSGLGAWADTLEERVTIPYAEIPFIGQSTIKGHPGNLVLGLSNGVPVACLQGRAHLYEGNTPERAVFGVRLLARLGCLAALLTNAAGGTRPTFQQGDLMLIRDHLNLTGQNPLVGPNDDSIGPRFPDMTAAYDKRLAALAREAAGKVGVSLSEGIYAGLLGPSYETPAEIAMLRTLGADAVGMSTVYEVIALRHMNVRCGAISVITNLAAGLSPVPLSHAEVEETARQVQQRLRALLSAWILEVGNAIAGGGSWRGGSA
- a CDS encoding cytidine deaminase, with protein sequence MNNAHNAPAIDWEALDKAAREVRRHAHAPYSGYSVGAAILTASGRTFVGCNVENASYGLSICAERSAIVQMIAAGERKPVALAIVTPGTSRLGPGVESPPLGAPCGMCRQTLAEFADDLPIRLSAEGETNLSRMTSLAALLPEAFRARATQD